The genome window TGTGTTGAAAGAAATTCAGGGGGCCTTGGCCTGCCTTTAGCTGCCGCGCGCATCCTTTCCCAAAAACGTACTGCTTCCCGCGGGTCATAACCGGCCTTGGCCATAAGATAAAGACCAATGGTATCTGCTTCATATTCTTGCTCACGACTGTAAGGAAGCAGGACCCCTACGGTGGCGCCTAACCCGTAGGCGGTAAGAAAAATTCTTTTTGTTTCAGGATTTTTCAAATCGAGCATGCTCGCCAATAAAGCTTCGCCAAAGGTTGCCACCATGGCTATGCTCATGCGTTCTGCTCCATGGCGGGCAATGGCATGGGCGATTTCATGGGAAAGTACCGTGGCAAGACCAGCTTCGTTTTTTGCTATTGGTAAAATACCGGTATAAACAAATACTTTGCCTCCAGGGAGACAAAATGCATTGATGGTCTTTGGTTTATCTATGACCTTGAATTCCCAGTCGTAATTTTTGCCACTTGCTTTTGCTATGCGCATCCCTACGCGGGTTACCAAAGCGTTAATTACAGGATCATGGCAAAGCTTTTCTTT of Thermodesulfatator atlanticus DSM 21156 contains these proteins:
- a CDS encoding M48 family metallopeptidase, whose translation is MFKRIILLMIVLFFLNGCAQAPITGRKQLILIDPQTEIKLGLQAYEEILHKEKLCHDPVINALVTRVGMRIAKASGKNYDWEFKVIDKPKTINAFCLPGGKVFVYTGILPIAKNEAGLATVLSHEIAHAIARHGAERMSIAMVATFGEALLASMLDLKNPETKRIFLTAYGLGATVGVLLPYSREQEYEADTIGLYLMAKAGYDPREAVRFWERMRAAAKGRPRPPEFLSTHPADEKRIEAIKKLLPKVLPIYEKTYPKYGLGEKIPEPHCR